In one Conger conger chromosome 5, fConCon1.1, whole genome shotgun sequence genomic region, the following are encoded:
- the LOC133128141 gene encoding ceramide synthase 2-like — protein sequence MDRLMGALDQWLWRHEYWLPPGITWEDMQGQEGAWYPRPRDLLVSLPMALGFIALRCVFERFVALPLGRRLGVCSRTWVPVRPVPPLEAFYTQQNHQPSQNEILRLTKQCDLTQRQVLTWFRRRRNLDRPNYTRKFCEACWRFAFYMLAFSAGLAVMIDAPWFWDQRECWNGYPLQTISEAHYWYYMTELAFYWSLLLCVSVDIKRKDFKEQIVHHIATISLLGFSYCSNYVRVGTLVMLVHDTSDFLLESAKMFNYAKWRKTCDSLFFIFTLVFLVTRLLVFPSKVIYTTLVLSMEVFTPFFGYYFFNALLLVLQALHVFWAWLILRMVYKFMFKGMIERDERSDVESGDDDDGNDEEEEEEEWGREKRKDSLSESLDVFTQLTSQRSSPSNRMPNSR from the exons ATGGACCGATT GATGGGGGCGCTAGACCAGTGGCTGTGGAGGCATGAGTATTGGCTGCCCCCTGGCATAACCTGGGAGGACATGCAAGGCCAGGAGGGAGCCTGGTACCCTCGACCCCGCGACCTTCTCGTGTCCTTGCCCATGGCCCTGGGCTTCATCGCGCTCCGATGCGTCTTTGAGAG gtttgtAGCCCTCCCCCTGGGCAGGAGACTGGGTGTGTGTAGCCGGACATGGGTCCCCGTCAGACCTGTGCCACCCCTGGAGGCCTTCTACACACAGCAGAACCACCAGCCCTCCCAG aACGAGATCCTCCGCCTGACCAAGCAATGTGACCTCACCCAGAGACAGGTATTGACCTGGTTCCGTCGCCGTAGAAACCTGGACAGGCCCAACTACACCAGGAAGTTCTGTGAGGCTTG TTGGAGGTTTGCCTTCTACATGCTGGCGTTCTCGGCTGGGCTGGCTGTCATGATCGAT GCACCCTGGTTCTGGGATCAGAGGGAATGCTGGAATGGGTACCCGCTGCAG ACGATATCCGAGGCTCATTACTGGTATTACATGACAGAGCTGGCCTTCTACTGGTCCCTTCTCCTCTGCGTCTCTGTGGACATCAAACGCAAG GATTTTAAGGAGCAGATCGTCCACCACATCGCCACCATCTCCCTGCTGGGCTTCTCCTACTGCTCCAACTACGTGCGCGTCGGCACCCTGGTGATGCTCGTCCACGACACCTCCGACTTCCTGCTGGAG TCGGCGAAGATGTTCAACTACGCCAAATGGAGGAAGACCTGCGACAGCCTGTTTTTCATCTTCACCCTCGTCTTCCTCGTTACTCGTCTCCTGGTGTTCCCCAGCAA GGTGATCTACACCACCCTGGTCCTGTCCATGGAGGTCTTCACCCCGTTCTTCGGGTACTACTTCTTCAACGcactgctgctggtgctgcagGCCCTGCACGTGTTCTGGGCCTGGCTCATCCTGCGCATGGTCTACAAGTTCATGTTCAAAGGCATG ATCGAACGAGATGAACGCAGCGATGTGGAGAGCGGAGATGACGATGACGGAAatgatgaagaggaagaggaagaggagtgggGTCGGGAAAAGAGGAAAGACAGCCTCAGCGAGAGCCTGGATGTGTTCACCCAGCTGACCAGCCAGAGGAGCAGCCCGAGCAACAGAATGCCCAATTCcagatag
- the LOC133129379 gene encoding U6 snRNA-associated Sm-like protein LSm7 yields MADKEKKKKESIFDLSKYIDKTIRVKFQGGREASGVLKGFDPLLNLVLDGTIEYMRDPDDQYKLTEDTRQLGLVVCRGTSVVLICPQDGMEAIPNPFIQQQEG; encoded by the exons ATGGCG GataaagagaagaaaaagaaggaaagtATATTCGACCTGTCGAAGTACATCGATAAGACGATTCGAGTCAAGTTTCAAGGGGGCCGAGAAG CAAGTGGGGTTCTGAAAGGCTTCGATCCACTGCTGAATCTGGTGCTTGACGGCACTATTGAGTACATGCGAG ACCCGGATGACCAGTACAAGTTAACGGAGGACACCCGGCAGTTGGGCCTGGTGGTTTGTCGCGGGACGTCCGTAGTGCTCATCTGTCCCCAAGACGGGATGGAGGCCATCCCTAACCCCTTCATTCAGCAGCAAGAAGGGTAA